Part of the Pseudomonadota bacterium genome is shown below.
GCAATCATTGCAGGATGTGGGTCTAGGCTACATAACCCTGGGACAGGCGGCGGTTACCCTGTCGGGAGGAGAAGCCCAGCGGGTGAAATTGTCCCGGGAACTGGGAAAACGGGCCACCGGCAGGACTTTTTACCTGCTGGATGAACCGACCACCGGCCTGCATTTTCACGATGTCCGCCAGCTCTTACAGGTGTTGCAACGCCTGGTGGATGGCGGGAATACTGTGCTGGTGGTTGAACATAACCTGGAGGTGATCAAGGTGGCTGATTATATTATCGATCTGGGGCCGGAAGGGGGCGATAAAGGAGGAAAAGTAATTGCCACCGGTACCCCGGAAGAAGTTGCCGGCATTGAAGTTTCTGCCACCGGCTGTTATCTTGGCAAAGTGCTTAAAAATAGGTAATGCTATTTACTTTTTTTCTGCCGGCGCCGTGGCTTCTTGCTGGAGAGCAAGTAGGCCAGGGTGTCCAGCTCGCTGACAATGGAGACATTCCTCATGGTGATGTTGTCCGGAACCTTGACTTTGAAAGGGGCAAAATTGAGGATGCCGCTTACTCCACCTTCAGCCAGCAGATCAGCAGTAGCCTGGGCACTGGAAGCCGGCACAGTGATGATGCCGATAGTGGCTTTCTCCCGGCTGGTGGTTTTTACCAGTTCCTCGATGGGTTGGATATGGAGCCCTTCCGACACCTCCATGCCGATTTTTCCGGGGTCGCTGTCGAAAGCGGCAACCATGCGATAGCCATGTTCCCGGATAGAGGTGAAATTCAGCAGGGCATGGCCAAGATGTCCCACACCCACCAGCACGGTAGGCCAGATGCAATCCAGCCCGAGAATTACTTTAATCTCTTCTGCCAGGTTTTTGGTGGCATAGCCAACCCCCCGGACCCCGAATTCGCCGAAATAGGATAAATCTTTACGAATCTGGGCCGGGCTTACCTGGCAGGATTCCCCCAGTAGTTCAGATGAAACCACCTGGTATCCCTTGTGATCCAGTCTTTCCAAGCAGTTGATGTAAGCGGATAGACGCCTTATCGTTGCTTCCGGAATCTTGATATCTTTCTGTTTCATGTCCCTATAACCCTCTCCAGATTTAAGCTTGTCGTGATAGTTATCACAATACCCATGAAAAATACAAGTAAAATTTCTTGATGCAGGCTTGACGGCAAAGCGTTGACAAGGGAAGACTTTTGCATTAGTAACCATAAAGAGCAGCCGATGTGTTTGATGCCGGCATGAATTTTTCAGTTACCTGAGCTGAGCTATTAGCGGTTAGCCATTAGCATTTAGCTTTTAATAATCAGGGCTTTAAGTTGATTAGTCAACTTTCTGCGTTGCTTTGGAAATCGTATAAATCTGTAATTTATTGATTTTATAGTTGAACATTTCCATATGTTTCTGCACGCCATATGCTTTTTGCCTCGCGCAAAGGCGCAAAGACGCTGAGAAAAGCAAAAAACATATAGTTGAAACGACAAAAATATACTTTTATTTCAATTACTTAAATAACTCAGAAAGTTGAGTTGATTAGTAACAACACCCATCGGGTGAGCATGTATAGTAAATATTCGACTTTGTCTATAGATTGACAAATTTTTATTATTTCTCACAGAGACACGGAGTCACAGAGGGCAAATGACTCGGGTTCTCTGTGACTTTGTGCCTCTGTGAGAGTATTTTTATCTTTTCTGAAAACGTAGTCGAATGTTTACCATGTATAATATTGAAAATATTGTAATTATTGAGCTAATAGCTAAGTGCTAAAAGCTAATCGCTTAATTTAGTTATTAGCCATTATTTTGGATGAAGGAAAAAGAATGGGGGAAAAGGACACCCGGGACAGTAGGCGTACTTCTATATTGAAAAACACCAGTCTGGTGGTGGTCAAATTGGGCAGTGCCGTTTTGACTGCTGACAATGGGCGGCTGGATGTTGATTTCTTCTCCCGCTTTGCGACCGAGATTTCCCGGCTGATCGAGCGGGGATATCGATTTGTTATTGTTACCTCCGGCGCGGTGGCTGCCGGCCGTGGTGTGCTGGGCTATCAGCAGCCCCCGGCCACCATTCCGGAGAAACAGGCTTGCGCCGCGGTTGGTCAGGTGCGTCTCATGTGGCAGTATGAACAGGCTTTTGCCCGCTATAAGCAGGTGGTGGCCCAAGTTTTGCTGACTGGCGATGATATCCATAATCGTCGACGTTACCTGAATGCCCGAAATACCATTGCCACCCTGCTGCAACAGGGCGTGATTCCGATAGTGAATGAGAATGATACGGTAGTGGTCAGGGAAATCAAATTTGGTGATAACGATAACCTGGCGGCGTTGTTGACCTCTATGGTTGAAGTTGATCTGTTGATGATGCTTACTGATATTGACGGATTTTATGCTGAAGATCCAAAAGTTAATCCCCGGGCTGAGCTTCTATCCCTGGTCCCCGAAGTAGACAGTAATATTGAGTCTCTGGCTGGTTTAAGCGGCAGTTCCCTGGGGAGCGGCGGGATGGTCGGTAAACTCCAGGGGGTGAAAAAGGCGGTGGCTTACGGGATTCCGACGATCATCGCCAACGGCAAACGTTCCGGAATTGTGAGTCGGGTTCTGGCCGGTGAAGAGGAAGGAACCCTGTTTCTGCCCCGGGAAAACCGTTTGACCTGTCGTAAACACTGGTTGGCCTATGGGGTAAAATCCCGGGGTGTTCTGGTTCTCGATCAGGGCGCGGTGCGGGCCATTATCAGGGGCGGTAAAAGCTTGCTGCCTTCCGGCATCCTTAAAACCGAGGGCAGCTTTGGGATTGGCGATCCGGTTTCCTGCCATGATGAAGAGGGCAGGGAGATCGCCCGCGGACTTTCTAACTATGCCGTGGATGAAGTGAATAGAATCAATGGATGTCATTCCTGGGAGATTGAAGCAGCCCTGGGTTATCATTCGGTGGATGAGGTTATTCATCGGGATAACCTGGTGGTGGTTGATGAAGGATAAAGGATAAAGGATAAAGGATAAAGGATAAAGGATAAAGGTGTAAGGTGTAAGGTTTAAGGTGTAAAGGTTTAAAGAGAGGAAAAGGAATCATGATCCTGGCAGCGGAAATAATCTCGTTGGCGCAAAAGGTAAAAAAAGCATCCCGGGTTCTGGCGGCTACCGGGACGACGGAAAAAGACCGGGCTTTGCAGCTGATGGCTGCCGGTTTACGCAATCAGCGGGCTTTTTTGCAGAAAAAAAACCAGCTGGATTTAATCGAAGCGGAAAAACAAGGCCTGTCAGCCGCCATGATTGACCGTTTGACCTTGAGTGACGATGTGATTGAATCCATGGCTGCCGGTCTGGAAGAGGTGGCGTCATTTCCGGATCCCGTTGGTGAAATAACCCGGATGTGGAAACGTCCCAACAACCTGATGGTCGGTAAAATGCGGATTCCCCTGGGAGTTGTCGGGATGATTTATGAGTCCCGGCCCAATGTAACCGCCGATGCGGCTGGTTTATGCCTGAAAGCGGGAAACGGAGTGCTGCTCAGGGGCGGTTCGGAAGCCATCCATTCCAACCTGGCAATCCTGGAGGTCTTGCAGACAGCCCTGCGGCAGACCTCCATTCCCGGTGATGTTATCCAGGTGGTTTCCCTGACTGATCGGGAAGCCATTACCGAGATGCTCAAACTGGAAGAATATATCGATCTGATCATTCCCCGGGGTGGTGAGGGTCTGATCCGCTTTGTGGTGGCCAATTCCCGCATTCCGGTGATTAAACATTATAAGGGCGTCTGCCATGTATTTGTGGATGAGCATGCCGATTATACCATGGCCAGGGATATCGTCATCAATGCGAAAACCCAGCGGCCGGGGGTTTGTAATGCCCTGGAAACCCTTTTGGTTCACCAGCAGAGCGCCGCTGATTTTCTGCCGCTGATGGCCGCGGCTTTAAAAAATTCCGGAGTTGAAGTGCGTGCTTGTGAGCGGTCCCGGGCCATAGTTCCCGATTTCCTGCCGGCGACGGAGGAAGACTGGTATGCCGAATATCTGACTCTGACTCTGGCAGTGCGGGTGGTGGATGATCTGGACCAGGCCATAGACCATATCAACCGCTACGGTTCTGATCATACGGAAGCCATTGTGACCACTGAATACCATCAGGCCCAGGCATTCTTGCAGCGGGTTAATTCTTCCGTAGTGATGGTTAATGCTTCAACCCGCTTCAGTGATGGCGGCCAGATGGGGATGGGGGCGGAGATCGGCATCAGCACTACCAAACTCCATGCCTATGGTCCCATGGGTCTGGAAGGCTTAACGACGACTAAATATATTATTTATGGTGATGGACAGATCCGTCAATAAACGGGTAGGTGTCTTTGGCGGCACCTTTGACCCGATTCATTGTGGCCATCTGCGGGCGGCGGCGGAGGTATGTCGGGCCTGTGGGCTGGATGAACTTTTTTTCATGCCGGCAGCGATACCGCCCCACAAACAGAATGTCCGGGTTGGATCGGCAGCACAGCGCCTGGCGATGGTAGAACTGGCCATCCGGGGAGAGGCAAAATTTCACTGTTCCACTTATGAACTGGATAAAGGCGGTACTTCCTATTCCATCGATACCCTCACCGGCTTCCGGAAAAAAATCGGTCACGAACTTTATTTTATTATCGGCTGGGATGCTTTTAGTGAAATTTCCACCTGGAAATCTTACCGGCAATTGTTTGGCGTCAGTCATTTTGTGGTTATGTCCCGCTCAGGGTCTGAGCCCGGCTGGCTGGATGACGGGAACATGGATATTTTTCCCGTTGCCACAAGGGCTGATTTTTGTTATGAAAAAGAAGGAGTTTATTGTCATCATAGTGGCAATCGGGTTTATTTTCAGTCGGTTACCAGGCTGGATATTTCTTCAAGTATGATCCGCAGGGAACGGCAATGGGGATATTCCATCACTTGTCTGGTGCCGGACGCTGTTAATGATTATATCCTGGAACATGACTTGTACCGCAGCAGTTAGGCTAGTCTCGATGTGGGGACAGAATTCAATTCTGACCCCGTGCGCAGCAGGGCGACAAGCAGGCGAAGCATTGGTTGAATTATTAATTTTTTAATATGAGGTTGATATCGATATTTTAGCGAACCTGTCAGCAAAGGCGACGGCTGTTTACCGGGCGATTGAGGATAAAAAGGGTGAAAACATCGTGGCCCTTGATTTGCGGGGGTTGTCATCGGTTACTGACATTTTGATTGTCTGCAACGGTCATTCGGATCGTCACGTCCAGGCCCTGGCTGAAAATATCCAGATTGAAATGAAAAAACAGGGGATGCTGCCGCTTGGAGTTGAAGGCTTGAAAGCGGGAAACTGGATTCTGCTGGACTATGGAGATATTATTGTCCATATTTTTCATGAACCGGTCAGAGCGTTTTATGATCTGGAAGGGATCTGGAGTGACGCCCCACGCCTGGATTTTTCCCATGGGCTGCTTGCGTGCAGTTGAGATTTACCTTTGTCGGCAAGACCAGAAACTCCCGGCTGCAAGTTGAAATTGACGGTTATCTGCAGCGGCTGCAACGCTATGTTCCGGTCGAGCATCGGGAAATAAAAGAAATGCGCCTGGGGAGCAAAGAAGATCCCCGGCAGTTTTGTCGGCGTCAGGCCCCACAGTTGATCCAGACATTAACCAGGGATAATTTTTTTCGGGTTGTTCTGACCGAACATGGCAGAGCGTTTACCACCTTGGAATTTGCCGGTTTTCTCTCGCGGCAGCTTGAAAGTGGCAGAGCTGGAATAAATTTTCTGGCTGCTGGACCTTATGGCCTGGCTGCAGAGGTCCTGGAACAGGCAGATTTCCAGCTGTCGCTTTCCCCCATGACTTTTACCCATGAGATGGCCCGGGTTCTGCTGCTGGAACAGCTCTACCGGGCACTGACTATTTTGCGGGGGGAGCCATATCACTATTGATTGATGGCTTCGTAACAGATTCATCTTCTTTGTTCGCTTCCACTCAGACAATGCGCAATAATACAACCATGAGTTTAAGGAAGGAAAAATAATGAAAGAATTTTGGTCGTGGGTTTCTTGCTCAAATTTTGCGTGATGGCGATATCCAAAGAGATGAATTACAGAAAAAGCTCTAAGCGCGCAAGTACTGTGGGTGCCATGCAAGCTGAAAATGTTTTTTACAAAGAGAGAATCTGATGATCTATCGTTTCCTGCTCCTGTTTGGATTGCTGTTTCTGTTATTGTTTTCCTACCTGTTGTATCTCAATCCCCAATCCTTGACCCTGCATCTGGCAACTGGTCTTGATACCCATGGATCCCTGCCGTTTTTTATTCTGCTTTCCTTTGCCGCTGGCGGTCTGGTAATGATATTTTTGTTTAGCGCCAAATCTATTTTTCGTTATTCTCGTGAGTTCAAGCAGCGAAAAGGACATCGGCAGATTCAACAGGCAGTACAGGTGACCAGGCAGGGCCTGGAAAGCTGGCTGGCTGCCGATTATAAAAAAGCTGCCAAACAGCTGAAGCGGGCTTTGAAACTGGATGGGGAGAACCAGGAAATTCGTCGGGATTTGATCCGGGTCAAGCTGGATGCCGGAGAGCCGCAAGCGGCCATGGAGATTATTGAAGACGGGTTGAAAATCGATCCCGATGACAGTTGTCTCCAATGGCTCAAGGCTGAGGTGCTGGAATCTCTGGGCGATGATTTGCGTTTACTTAACTATCTCAATTATCTGAAAGGTCGTTATCCCAAAAATGTTTCAATCCTGAACCTGCTGGTGGATAAACTGATGGCCCAGACCTACTGGCAGGAAGCCATTGCCGCCTGGCAGGAATTGGGAAAAATTGCGAAAGCGGCAAAAAATAAAGAACAACAGGCTGAAATTGCGGTCCAGTTGGATAATTGCCGTTATGAGCTGGCAGTGCAGCAGTGGCATGCCGGGAACCGGGAAGCTGCTGAACAGTCCCTGAAAGAGGTATTGGACAGAAATCAGAAATACGTCCCGGCTTATATTCTCCAGGCTACGATGGCGGAACAGGAGCTGCAGAATCCGAAAAGAATTGAGACCGCCCTGGCGGCATTAAAACAGGGATACAGCCGGCAACCCAATGCCTGGTTTCTACTGGAAGGTGAGCGGCTGCTTTTGTCAGCGTCTGAAAACGGTGAGGAAATGGTAGCAAAATATTATCGTAAAGCTGTTTCCCGCTACCAGGATTATTGGCCGGCCCGCCTTTTATTTGCTTTTTTCTGCTTGCGACAACAGCGGCTTGAGCGGGCAGCCGGGTTGCTTGCCGAGCTTAAGAAACAGGAGGTTAATAATCCGTTGATTAAAATGCTGGCTGGTGAGCTTGCCTACCGGCAGTCACACCAGTTAAATGAGGCGGCGGATCAGTTCAAGGAAGCCATGGGGCTGGAGGAAAATCCGCCCCTGGTTTTTATCTGTAATCATTGCCAGCGTCATGCCGCTGGCTGGTTGCCCCGTTGTCCTGGATGCGGACATTATAATACCTATGAATTATCCGCGGACTTGGTGACCTTCAAGGAACAGGCTGGATGAAGAGTAAACCTGAATGTGTGGTCTTGATTATTGCCGATGGCTGGGGTGTTTCTGCGGCAGTGGAAGGGAATGCCATCGCCCAGGCGAAAACGCCGGTGATTGACCGGCTTTTTCAACGTTATCCCCAGACAACGTTGCAGGCTTCAGGCCTGGCGGTTGGCCTGCCGGCAGGGCAGATGGGCAATTCCGAGGTTGGTCATCTTAACATGGGTGCCGGCCGCGTTGTCTATCAGGACCTGACCCGAATTTCCAAAAGTATCGCCGATGGAACATTTGCCAATAACCAGGTGTTGTTGGAGAGCATGGAGAAAATCAGTAGTGCCGGAGGGACCCTCCATCTTATGGGGCTGTTTTCAGACGGCGGGGTTCACAGTCATCTTGATCATTTAAAAGCCCTGCTGGAAATGGCTGCCGATCGTGGTTTACCACAGGTATTTATTCATGCCTTTCTTGACGGTCGCGATACGCCGCCCACCAGTGCCAAAAGATATCTTGAGGATTTTCAGCGATATCTTGATGAACTGGGAACCGGTCGCATAGCGACCATCATGGGGCGTTTTTACGCCATGGATCGGGATCAGCGTTGGGAACGGGTGCAAGAGGCTTATGAGACTCTGGTCGGCGGCCAGGGCCGTAAGGCTGAAAATGTTTCCGTGGCCATCGATGTCGCCTATGAAGCCGGGGAAACGGATGAATTTGTCAAACCGACGGTATTGGTTGACGGCCAAGGTCAAGGGGCTGGTATTCATGACGGTGACGGCATTATCTTTTTTAATTTTCGTGCCGATCGGGCCCGGGAAATTACCAGGGCTTTCACTGAGAAGGATTTCAATGCCTTTGACCGTGGACAATCATTATCCTTGAGTTCCTATGTCTGTTTTAGCGAATATGACGCTTCTTTTGACCTGCCGGTGGCTTTCCCACCGGAGGAATTGAAAAATGTGCTGGCTGAGGTGGTGGCGGCTGCCGGTTTGCGGCAACTGCATATTGCTGAAACCGAAAAATATGCCCATGTGACCTTTTTTTTCAACGGTGGCCGGGAGGAACCTTTTCCCGGAGAAGAGCACTGCCTTATTCCCTCGCCCCGGGAGGTGAAAACCTACGATGAAAAGCCACAGATGAGTGCCTATGAAGTGGCGGCTGAAGTGGTCCGGCGCCTGGAGATGAAGAAGTACCAGCTGGTTATCCTGAATTTTGCCAATGGTGACATGGTCGGGCATACGGGAAACATGGCGGCTGCCATCCAGGCCTGTGAAGCGGTTGATGCTTGTGTCGGCCAAGTGGTGAATAAAACTATGGACGTGGGTGGGGTGGTTCTTTTTACCGCTGATCACGGTAATGTTGAGCAGATGTTGAGCCCTGAAGGTGAGCCGGTAACCGCCCACAGTACGAATCCGGTACCTTGTATTGTCATAAGTGAGCAGTTTATCGGTCGGCAGGTGCGAGATAGTGTTTCTCTGGCGGATCTGGCTCCCACTATCCTGGAAATTATGGGTTTGGCTATCCCGCTGGAAATGACCGGGAAATCCTTGATTTTATAATATTGAGGATGTATAAAAATGGGGACAGACTCCGTTTTTTCATTTTCTTTTTGTCGTGCAAAAAAGTTATGATCAATGCAGAAAAACAAGGTCTGTCCCCATTTTTATACTCACTCGGATCTTTGCTTTTTGCCCGCCACTGCCTGCTCTGTCGTCATCCTGCCGGCAGTCCTTTTTTCAGCTTACCCAGCCCTTCAGCTTATACACCCTTTCTTTGTCCCGAATGTGCTTCCAGTTTTAAGGCAATAACCAGACTTGTTTGTAAAAAATGTGGCTATCCCTATGGGGATAATGGTGGAAAACATGCCTGTGTGCTGCAGCCTCGGGGAATTGGTCACCATGTGGCACTGATTCGTTCAGGATTCCACTACGAAGGTATGATGATGGAGCTTATCCATCGGTGGAAATATCAGCAGCGGCACCTGCTGCTTCCCCTGGTGAAAAGACTGGTAGAAACGACGATGGAATGTTGGGGGGCTGATTTTCATGACGTGGATATGGTTGTCGCCGTGCCGCTGGCAGCTGCAGACTGGCGGGCACGTGGATTTAATCAGGCATTGGTTATTGCCAGTCGT
Proteins encoded:
- the nadD gene encoding nicotinate-nucleotide adenylyltransferase, with the protein product MDRSVNKRVGVFGGTFDPIHCGHLRAAAEVCRACGLDELFFMPAAIPPHKQNVRVGSAAQRLAMVELAIRGEAKFHCSTYELDKGGTSYSIDTLTGFRKKIGHELYFIIGWDAFSEISTWKSYRQLFGVSHFVVMSRSGSEPGWLDDGNMDIFPVATRADFCYEKEGVYCHHSGNRVYFQSVTRLDISSSMIRRERQWGYSITCLVPDAVNDYILEHDLYRSS
- the gpmI gene encoding 2,3-bisphosphoglycerate-independent phosphoglycerate mutase — its product is MKSKPECVVLIIADGWGVSAAVEGNAIAQAKTPVIDRLFQRYPQTTLQASGLAVGLPAGQMGNSEVGHLNMGAGRVVYQDLTRISKSIADGTFANNQVLLESMEKISSAGGTLHLMGLFSDGGVHSHLDHLKALLEMAADRGLPQVFIHAFLDGRDTPPTSAKRYLEDFQRYLDELGTGRIATIMGRFYAMDRDQRWERVQEAYETLVGGQGRKAENVSVAIDVAYEAGETDEFVKPTVLVDGQGQGAGIHDGDGIIFFNFRADRAREITRAFTEKDFNAFDRGQSLSLSSYVCFSEYDASFDLPVAFPPEELKNVLAEVVAAAGLRQLHIAETEKYAHVTFFFNGGREEPFPGEEHCLIPSPREVKTYDEKPQMSAYEVAAEVVRRLEMKKYQLVILNFANGDMVGHTGNMAAAIQACEAVDACVGQVVNKTMDVGGVVLFTADHGNVEQMLSPEGEPVTAHSTNPVPCIVISEQFIGRQVRDSVSLADLAPTILEIMGLAIPLEMTGKSLIL
- the proB gene encoding glutamate 5-kinase → MGEKDTRDSRRTSILKNTSLVVVKLGSAVLTADNGRLDVDFFSRFATEISRLIERGYRFVIVTSGAVAAGRGVLGYQQPPATIPEKQACAAVGQVRLMWQYEQAFARYKQVVAQVLLTGDDIHNRRRYLNARNTIATLLQQGVIPIVNENDTVVVREIKFGDNDNLAALLTSMVEVDLLMMLTDIDGFYAEDPKVNPRAELLSLVPEVDSNIESLAGLSGSSLGSGGMVGKLQGVKKAVAYGIPTIIANGKRSGIVSRVLAGEEEGTLFLPRENRLTCRKHWLAYGVKSRGVLVLDQGAVRAIIRGGKSLLPSGILKTEGSFGIGDPVSCHDEEGREIARGLSNYAVDEVNRINGCHSWEIEAALGYHSVDEVIHRDNLVVVDEG
- a CDS encoding ComF family protein → MINAEKQGLSPFLYSLGSLLFARHCLLCRHPAGSPFFSLPSPSAYTPFLCPECASSFKAITRLVCKKCGYPYGDNGGKHACVLQPRGIGHHVALIRSGFHYEGMMMELIHRWKYQQRHLLLPLVKRLVETTMECWGADFHDVDMVVAVPLAAADWRARGFNQALVIASRCALYLGKPLKKRLLVKTRKTPKQAGLHRSSRMINLDGVFSLGRSADLAGKTIMLCDDVMTTGSTLAVAADTLLHSGARAVKCFTLCRVL
- a CDS encoding glutamate-5-semialdehyde dehydrogenase, whose translation is MILAAEIISLAQKVKKASRVLAATGTTEKDRALQLMAAGLRNQRAFLQKKNQLDLIEAEKQGLSAAMIDRLTLSDDVIESMAAGLEEVASFPDPVGEITRMWKRPNNLMVGKMRIPLGVVGMIYESRPNVTADAAGLCLKAGNGVLLRGGSEAIHSNLAILEVLQTALRQTSIPGDVIQVVSLTDREAITEMLKLEEYIDLIIPRGGEGLIRFVVANSRIPVIKHYKGVCHVFVDEHADYTMARDIVINAKTQRPGVCNALETLLVHQQSAADFLPLMAAALKNSGVEVRACERSRAIVPDFLPATEEDWYAEYLTLTLAVRVVDDLDQAIDHINRYGSDHTEAIVTTEYHQAQAFLQRVNSSVVMVNASTRFSDGGQMGMGAEIGISTTKLHAYGPMGLEGLTTTKYIIYGDGQIRQ
- a CDS encoding 23S rRNA (pseudouridine(1915)-N(3))-methyltransferase RlmH; protein product: MQLRFTFVGKTRNSRLQVEIDGYLQRLQRYVPVEHREIKEMRLGSKEDPRQFCRRQAPQLIQTLTRDNFFRVVLTEHGRAFTTLEFAGFLSRQLESGRAGINFLAAGPYGLAAEVLEQADFQLSLSPMTFTHEMARVLLLEQLYRALTILRGEPYHY
- a CDS encoding tetratricopeptide repeat protein, whose product is MIYRFLLLFGLLFLLLFSYLLYLNPQSLTLHLATGLDTHGSLPFFILLSFAAGGLVMIFLFSAKSIFRYSREFKQRKGHRQIQQAVQVTRQGLESWLAADYKKAAKQLKRALKLDGENQEIRRDLIRVKLDAGEPQAAMEIIEDGLKIDPDDSCLQWLKAEVLESLGDDLRLLNYLNYLKGRYPKNVSILNLLVDKLMAQTYWQEAIAAWQELGKIAKAAKNKEQQAEIAVQLDNCRYELAVQQWHAGNREAAEQSLKEVLDRNQKYVPAYILQATMAEQELQNPKRIETALAALKQGYSRQPNAWFLLEGERLLLSASENGEEMVAKYYRKAVSRYQDYWPARLLFAFFCLRQQRLERAAGLLAELKKQEVNNPLIKMLAGELAYRQSHQLNEAADQFKEAMGLEENPPLVFICNHCQRHAAGWLPRCPGCGHYNTYELSADLVTFKEQAG
- a CDS encoding redox-sensing transcriptional repressor Rex; the encoded protein is MKQKDIKIPEATIRRLSAYINCLERLDHKGYQVVSSELLGESCQVSPAQIRKDLSYFGEFGVRGVGYATKNLAEEIKVILGLDCIWPTVLVGVGHLGHALLNFTSIREHGYRMVAAFDSDPGKIGMEVSEGLHIQPIEELVKTTSREKATIGIITVPASSAQATADLLAEGGVSGILNFAPFKVKVPDNITMRNVSIVSELDTLAYLLSSKKPRRRQKKSK
- the rsfS gene encoding ribosome silencing factor — protein: MSAKATAVYRAIEDKKGENIVALDLRGLSSVTDILIVCNGHSDRHVQALAENIQIEMKKQGMLPLGVEGLKAGNWILLDYGDIIVHIFHEPVRAFYDLEGIWSDAPRLDFSHGLLACS